From the Lathyrus oleraceus cultivar Zhongwan6 chromosome 4, CAAS_Psat_ZW6_1.0, whole genome shotgun sequence genome, one window contains:
- the LOC127074022 gene encoding lysine-specific demethylase JMJ705 gives MATSEEVFPWLKSLPVAPEYRPSLAEFQDPIGYIFKIEKEASKYGICKIIPPVSPSSKKTVIANINRSQPRFTTRQQQIGFCPRRPQPVRRPVWHSGHHYSFREFEAKAKSFEKTYFGKGKKLAQFSPLEVEAMYWKATADKPFSVEYANDMPGSAFGEVNDAGFGGDGFLTVGETAWNMRGVSRANGSLLKFMKEEIPGVTSPMVYVAMMFSWFAWHVEDHDLHSLNYLHMGASKTWYGVPREAAVAFEDVVRVHGYGGEINPLVTFAILGEKTTVMSPEVFVQAGVPCCRLVQNAGEFVVTFPRAYHTGFNHGFNCGEAANIATPEWLTVAKDAAIRRASINYPPMVSHFQLLYDLGLAMCSRIPEDISVGPRSSRLKDKKKGVGQTVIKELFAQDVLQNNDLLHALGKGSSVVLLPRSSSDFSVYSKLRVGSQQLKVNTDISPSACNSEGTNSSKKFISDDLVFNRNHGIKKVKGFSSVKEKFATLCERNRVCSFSANGDVCTSSSKALQRDTEKDTSQGDGLSDQRLFSCVTCGVLSFSCVAIVQPKEPAARYLMSADCSFFNDGIIDSGVTRNKFTAAHEDVNIPEQSTYTGWTKQNAGNDLYDVPVESSEQQTQIADQSYMEASNTEKGNTALALLAIAYGNSSDSEEDDQSDSDIAVDGDDLNTMNHPLESKSQESPCLPSQFQDCHASPVNSINNYESYMHKKVERIMSPFDYSIKSGDYDTTSGVSFKNTREGLRSTLNSSKDTQTEMPLLGKTVIPIDNKNVSSVPPSDEDSSRMHIFCLEHAAEVEQQLRPIGGAHILLLCHPDYLKIEAEAKFVAEETGISYKWKNTIYRHANREDEERIQSALDSEEAISGNSDWAVKLGINLFYSANLSRSPLYSKQMPYNSVLYYAFGCSSPVSSPIEPSVCQKRTNRQKKVVAGKWCGKVWMSNQVHPLLAKRELEDVENEKSIQMWPLLDEKSERSGRTHKSNTTNRKSGRKRKMAVESEGDWEGSFSEGDWHSDNPIEDKCNQSQRRILASKRTRHIEGHGTTSEGDYSPLQHHNMLKSKHTKCMGSDAVSDDSHDGNTRIQPWRNAISKEAKSIDSDMVSDDTMDYDSDWPQKEELSDTQYAISEDSLGVGSLQRHRKTPKSKYDQYTVEDVISDDQTEVYIQKQKRGISKSRQPKYLPEEDAVISDDQLEHCMLKQQKRSPKSWQDNYPVEEDIISDDEPECHSRKYQRRIPKDKQVKPIVGEDVTCDDQLECHFQKPRRSMRRSKKNKYSDDDNMEDSAESDSHVLHKTPKRKQAKFTNENDINSDDQMDDDCHQQHMRTLRRKQTKSQTLQQMKQANSPCVRSKPSRPVKHGAHLLTKSKAPRKMKQQPLAWNDQSVNSKDETSQIEDNEARRPPSMRIRKRVQKIQNESEEKTKEKETNKKKLKNAIAAKVSAGRAKVKDEEGEYQCDIEGCTMSFYSKQELMHHKKNICPVKGCGKKFFSHKYLVHHRRVHEDDRPLKCPWKGCKMAFKWAWARTEHIRVHTGARPYVCAEPGCEQTFRFVSDFSRHKRKTGHSVKKTRK, from the exons ATGGCGACTTCAGAAGAGGTTTTCCCATGGCTAAAATCTCTTCCGGTAGCACCTGAGTATCGACCATCTTTAGCAGAGTTTCAAGATCCAATAGGTTACATTTTCAAGATCGAAAAAGAAGCATCCAAATATGGAATCTGCAAGATCATTCCACCCGTTTCACCTTCTTCTAAGAAAACCGTAATTGCTAACATCAACCGGTCTCAACCCCGCTTCACAACCCGTCAACAGCAGATCGGATTCTGTCCGCGGCGCCCTCAGCCGGTTCGACGACCGGTCTGGCACAGCGGTCATCACTACTCATTCCGCGAATTCGAAGCTAAGGCGAAGTCGTTTGAGAAAACTTACTTCGGAAAAGGGAAGAAGCTCGCTCAGTTTTCTCCTCTGGAAGTTGAAGCTATGTACTGGAAAGCTACTGCGGATAAGCCTTTTTCCGTTGAGTATGCCAACGACATGCCTGGTTCTGCGTTTGGGGAAGTGAACGACGCTGGTTTTGGAGGAGATGGTTTTTTAACGGTGGGTGAAACTGCTTGGAATATGAGAGGGGTTTCCAGGGCGAATGGGTCTCTGTTGAAGTTTATGAAAGAAGAGATTCCCGGTGTTACTTCTCCTATGGTTTATGTTGCTATGATGTTTAGCTGGTTTGCTTGGCATGTGGAGGATCATGATTTGCATAGCTTGAATTATCTTCATATGGGTGCTTCTAAGACTTGGTATGGTGTTCCTAGAGAGGCTGCTGTTGCTTTTGAGGATGTTGTTAGAGTTCATGGCTATGGAGGAGAGATTAACCCTCTTG TTACTTTTGCTATTCTTGGGGAGAAAACTACAGTGATGTCCCCTGAAGTATTCGTTCAGGCAGGTGTTCCATGTTGCAG GTTAGTGCAAAATGCTGGGGAGTTTGTTGTGACATTTCCAAGAGCCTATCACACAGGATTCAATCATG GTTTTAACTGTGGAGAGGCAGCTAACATTGCAACACCTGAATGGTTGACGGTTGCTAAAGATGCTGCTATTAGGAGGGCTTCAATTAATTATCCTCCCATGGTTTCACATTTCCAGTTGCTTTATGACCTTGGCCTTGCTATGTGTTCTAG AATCCCTGAAGACATTAGTGTCGGACCAAGGAGTTCTCGACTTAAAGATAAGAAGAAGGGTGTAGGACAAACCGTAATTAAAGAACTATTTGCACAGGATGTGTTACAGAATAATGATCTGCTGCATGCACTCGGCAAAGGATCTTCTGTAGTACTCCTTCCTCGTAGCTCTTCTGACTTCTCTGTTTACTCAAAATTACGTGTTGGATCTCAACAACTTAAGGTTAACACTGATATTTCACCCAGTGCGTGCAATTCCGAGGGAACGAATTCCTCAAAAAAATTCATTTCAGACGATCTAGTGTTCAACAGGAATCATGGAATCAAAAAAGTAAAAGGTTTTTCTTCTGTAAAAGAAAAGTTCGCCACCTTGTGTGAAAGGAACAGGGTTTGTTCATTCAGTGCAAATGGTGACGTATGCACTTCAAGTTCAAAAGCATTGCAAAGAGACACTGAAAAAGATACGAGCCAAGGAGATGGGTTATCAGACCAAAGACTATTCTCATGTGTTACATGTGGAGTATTAAGTTTTTCCTGTGTTGCAATTGTACAGCCTAAAGAACCAGCGGCTAGATACCTAATGTCAGCTGATTGTAGCTTCTTTAATGATGGGATAATTGATTCTGGAGTAACTAGAAATAAGTTTACTGCTGCGCATGAAGATGTAAACATTCCCGAGCAGAGCACATATACAG GATGGACAAAACAGAATGCTGGAAATGATTTATATGATGTTCCTGTTGAATCTTCTGAACAACAGACACAAATTGCTGATCAAAGTTATATGGAAGCTTCAAATACTGAAAAAGGAAACACGGCTCTTGCATTGTTGGCTATAGCATATGGAAATTCATCCGATTCCGAGGAAGATGATCAAAGTGACTCAGATATAGCAGTTGATGGGGATGATTTGAACACGATGAACCATCCATTAGAAAGCAAATCCCAGGAGAGTCCTTGTTTGCCTTCTCAATTTCAAGATTGCCATGCTAGCCCTGTAAATAGTATTAACAATTATGAGAGTTATATGCATAAGAAAGTTGAGCGCATTATGAGTCCTTTTGATTACTCTATTAAGTCAGGAGATTATGATACCACATCAGGGGTATCATTCAAAAATACTAGGGAAGGACTTCGTTCCACCTTGAATTCTTCCAAAGACACTCAAACTGAAATGCCCTTGTTGGGCAAGACTGTGATTCCCATTGATAATAAAAATGTCTCATCAGTGCCCCCATCTGATGAAGATTCGTCTAGGATGCATATCTTCTGTCTAGAGCATGCTGCAGAAGTAGAGCAGCAACTTCGTCCAATTGGAGGAGCGCATATATTACTCCTATGTCATCCAG ATTATCTGAAGATAGAGGCTGAAGCGAAGTTTGTGGCAGAAGAAACGGGGATTAGTTATAAGTGGAAGAATACCATATACAGGCATGCCAACAGGGAAGACGAGGAGAGGATTCAATCAGCTCTGGATAGTGAGGAAGCTATTTCTGGCAATAGTGACTGGGCTGTAAAGTTGGGAATCAATCTCTTTTATAGTGCCAATCTTAGCCGGTCTCCACTTTACAGTAAGCAGATGCCTTACAATTCTGTTCTGTATTATGCATTTGGCTGTAGCTCTCCAGTAAGCTCGCCCATTGAGCCCAGTGTCTGTCAGAAAAGGACAAATAGGCAGAAAAAGGTAGTTGCTGGAAAGTGGTGCGGAAAAGTTTGGATGTCTAATCAGGTCCACCCGCTTTTAGCAAAAAGAGAGCTCGAAGATGTTGAGAATGAGAAAAGCATACAAATGTGGCCATTACTAGATGAGAAAAGTGAGAGATCAGGACGGACACACAAAAGTAATACTACGAATAGAAAATCTGGTAGGAAAAGGAAAATGGCCGTAGAGAGTGAAGGAGATTGGGAAGGAAGTTTTTCTGAGGGGGATTGGCATTCTGATAATCCAATTGAAGATAAATGCAATCAATCTCAAAGGAGGATTCTAGCAAGTAAGCGAACCAGGCATATTGAGGGACATGGTACTACTTCAGAAGGGGATTATTCTCCTTTGCAGCACCATAACATGCTTAAAAGCAAGCATACAAAATGCATGGGAAGTGACGCAGTTTCAGATGATTCGCATGATGGTAATACTCGCATACAACCTTGGAGGAATGCTATTTCGAAGGAAGCTAAATCTATTGACAGTGATATGGTTTCAGATGATACAATGGACTATGATTCTGATTGGCCACAGAAGGAAGAGCTTAGTGACACGCAATATGCTATATCAGAAGATTCATTGGGTGTTGGTTCTCTTCAGCGGCATAGGAAGACTCCTAAAAGCAAGTATGACCAATACACTGTTGAAGATGTGATTTCTGATGACCAAACAGAGGTTTATATTCAGAAGCAAAAACGCGGGATATCTAAAAGCAGGCAACCCAAATATCTTCCGGAAGAAGATGCAGTGATATCAGACGATCAACTGGAGCACTGCATGCTGAAGCAACAGAAGAGGAGTCCTAAAAGCTGGCAGGACAATTACCCTGTTGAAGAGGATATTATATCTGATGACGAACCTGAATGCCATTCTCGAAAGTATCAAAGAAGGATTCCGAAAGACAAACAAGTCAAACCCATCGTTGGGGAAGATGTAACATGTGATGACCAGTTGGAGTGTCACTTTCAGAAGCCCCGAAGAAGTATGCGAAGGagcaagaaaaataaatataGTGATGATGATAATATGGAAGACTCGGCTGAAAGTGATTCTCATGTGCTGCATAAAACTCCTAAAAGGAAGCAAGCTAAATTCACAAATGAAAACGATATAAACTCAGATGATCAGATGGACGATGATTGTCATCAGCAACACATGAGAACTCTTCGACGTAAGCAAACTAAATCACAAACTCTTCAACAAATGAAACAAGCTAACTCGCCTTGTGTGAGAAGCAAGCCATCTCGGCCTGTGAAACATGGTGCTCATTTGCTAACAAAATCAAAGGCTCCTCGGAAAATGAAGCAACAGCCTCTTGCATGGAATGACCAATCAGTTAACTCCAAAGATGAAACCTCGCAAATTGAAGACAATGAAGCTAGAAGACCTCCCAGCATGCGCATTAGGAAAAGAGTCCAAAAAATTCAGAACGAATCCGAGgagaaaacaaaagaaaaagaaacaaataaGAAAAAATTAAAGAATGCAATAGCTGCAAAGGTTTCAGCTGGCCGTGCCAAAGTGAAGGATGAGGAAGGAGAATACCAGTGTGACATTGAAGGGTGCACCATGAGTTTTTATTCTAAACAGGAGCTGATGCATCATAAGAAAAATATATGTCCTGTGAAAGGGTGTGGAAAGAAGTTTTTCTCACACAAATATCTGGTGCATCACCGTCGAGTTCATGAGGATGATCGCCCACTAAAGTGTCCTTGGAAGGGATGCAAGATGGCTTTCAAGTGGGCTTGGGCTCGTACCGAACATATTCGAGTCCACACCGGTGCCCGTCCATATGTGTGTGCTGAGCCGGGGTGTGAACAAACATTCAGGTTTGTTTCTGATTTCAGTCGTCATAAGCGAAAAACTGGTCATTCAGTAAAGAAAACTCGTAAATAG